One segment of Rhodopirellula baltica SH 1 DNA contains the following:
- a CDS encoding DUF456 domain-containing protein translates to MTASQIGWLLLAILSPTAFGVVAEANAGALADKHVVTLVDEETMGRATRDVEPWLAQADPITTEEAGGGFWAGVSDALVWTRDAVRDVMMPIGVVALGIGLILACTMAWLLNLVALPGNWLAIALMALYAWLGPETGRWQLGLVSLAIAFVLGLVGELVEFLAGAMGASRAGASCRATLMAIVGSIIGAIIGGIVGLPIPVVGPVLAAILFGGLGATAGAMFAEWNDGKNWRDSWRIGQAAFWGRTTGTVGKMVAGLLVLVVCAFGVLF, encoded by the coding sequence ATGACCGCATCGCAAATTGGATGGTTGCTCCTCGCAATTCTCTCGCCAACGGCGTTTGGAGTCGTGGCCGAGGCGAACGCTGGCGCACTCGCAGACAAGCACGTGGTGACATTGGTCGACGAGGAAACAATGGGGCGTGCGACCCGAGACGTAGAACCCTGGTTGGCTCAAGCGGATCCGATCACGACGGAAGAAGCCGGCGGCGGTTTTTGGGCGGGAGTCAGCGACGCATTGGTTTGGACACGGGATGCCGTTCGAGACGTGATGATGCCGATCGGTGTCGTTGCACTGGGAATCGGGTTGATTCTCGCATGCACGATGGCGTGGTTGCTGAATCTGGTCGCTCTGCCAGGCAATTGGTTGGCGATCGCCCTGATGGCTTTGTACGCGTGGCTGGGCCCGGAAACGGGGCGTTGGCAGCTCGGCCTGGTTTCGTTGGCGATCGCGTTTGTTCTGGGTTTGGTCGGCGAATTGGTGGAGTTTTTGGCGGGTGCGATGGGGGCCAGCCGAGCCGGCGCCAGTTGCCGAGCCACGTTGATGGCGATCGTGGGTTCAATCATTGGGGCCATCATCGGAGGGATCGTGGGCCTGCCGATTCCCGTCGTTGGCCCGGTTTTGGCGGCGATTTTGTTCGGAGGATTGGGGGCAACGGCGGGAGCCATGTTCGCGGAATGGAATGACGGAAAGAATTGGCGAGACAGTTGGCGGATCGGCCAAGCCGCGTTTTGGGGCCGAACGACCGGAACGGTCGGGAAAATGGTCGCAGGGCTGTTGGTTTTGGTTGTCTGCGCGTTTGGGGTGCTTTTTTGA
- the corA gene encoding magnesium/cobalt transporter CorA, whose translation MGAMSGKLPMRLRVHRPRWARSRSKIGNVPGDLSSDVSTKKKDTVPSHIRVIQYDGRTHTNEVVESIDNEDSDNPDIVTWIDLHGIRDMEALRSLGRRFGLHPLALEDVVQMDQHAKMERYGETLFFIARMPVGDNGFQTEQVSIFLVGNTVITIQEKVGDCLDPVRDRISRAMGRIRDRGADYLVYAVIDAIIDGYFPIIDRYESHLSEMAELLQDADNDNLPMHLHHIRADLLSIRKTVQQHRDALRLLLREGDGILANDTRLYLRDCQDHIGQLMEAADTDRETCGELRELYFALLGQKNNDVMKVLTIIATLFIPMSFVAGIYGMNFDQKASPLNMPELEWSFGYPFALSVMMVLALSLLYFLYRKGWLW comes from the coding sequence ATGGGGGCGATGTCGGGGAAGTTGCCAATGCGTCTTCGTGTGCACCGGCCGCGGTGGGCTCGTTCACGATCCAAGATTGGAAACGTTCCCGGGGATCTGTCGAGCGATGTTTCGACGAAAAAGAAAGACACCGTTCCCAGCCACATTCGTGTCATCCAGTACGACGGACGAACGCACACCAACGAAGTCGTCGAATCGATCGATAACGAGGACTCGGACAATCCAGACATCGTGACCTGGATCGATTTGCATGGCATCCGTGACATGGAGGCACTGCGTTCGCTTGGGCGACGATTCGGTTTGCACCCACTCGCGTTGGAAGACGTGGTGCAGATGGATCAACATGCAAAAATGGAACGCTACGGCGAGACGTTGTTTTTTATCGCCAGGATGCCGGTTGGCGACAATGGTTTTCAGACCGAACAAGTCAGCATTTTCTTGGTCGGCAACACCGTCATCACCATTCAGGAGAAGGTCGGGGATTGCCTCGATCCCGTTCGCGATCGAATTTCGCGGGCAATGGGACGTATTCGAGATCGCGGGGCGGACTACCTGGTCTACGCCGTTATCGATGCAATCATCGATGGCTATTTCCCGATCATTGATCGTTACGAAAGCCATTTGTCTGAGATGGCGGAATTGCTTCAGGATGCGGACAACGACAATCTTCCGATGCATTTGCACCACATACGGGCGGACTTGTTGTCGATTCGAAAGACGGTTCAGCAACACCGAGACGCGTTGCGGTTGTTGCTGCGGGAAGGTGACGGCATTTTGGCCAATGACACGCGTTTGTATCTCCGAGATTGCCAGGACCATATCGGGCAATTGATGGAAGCAGCGGACACCGACCGCGAGACATGCGGCGAATTGCGAGAGCTGTATTTTGCGTTGTTGGGGCAAAAAAATAATGACGTGATGAAAGTGCTCACGATCATCGCAACGCTTTTCATCCCAATGAGTTTTGTCGCTGGGATCTATGGGATGAACTTCGACCAGAAAGCATCGCCCCTGAATATGCCCGAACTGGAATGGAGTTTTGGTTACCCGTTCGCTCTTTCAGTGATGATGGTTTTGGCATTGAGTCTGCTGTACTTCTTGTACCGCAAGGGATGGTTGTGGTAG
- a CDS encoding DUF4159 domain-containing protein has product MDASPELAFDAAFPAAGFIGGGVGTEGSAMNHSPNHNVSSHTGCHRTAQLDGVVNPNQSSQMLACGSLRSLRLAASKRYRCAIIVVLCIVTTISNSAQHCTAQNNHARIDAPTVQRAIDRGVEYLRKSQTDRGGWDEFTGQSCGLSALCTLAWLNAGVSRNDPDMVRALNYLRRYEPTQTYAVSLQTLVFCQVGALGDLPRIRRNVAWLTANQKAANSRNPGAWDYGDRKGDGDPSNSQFALLALGEAVNRGVEVEPAVFQRAQAYWRNLQLQRGGWPYRSNDPTGSMTCAGIGSLLIAQDALSTLQSDQKTLQCCNEQTGDPAIENGFQFLSNIFTVETNPGSTLSSDFYYLYAIERVGRLSGRRLIGGHDWYREGAEHLVNLQDAFRGFWIGSGPAESKREVATSFALLFLSKGKRQVVVGQLDHPSLRTLDANNTASLPFSTSLKQLVRHVERDWSQELTWQTIQAEGATVADLLRVPVIVIRGSQRMQFSNELVDTLKQYIDQGGTILFDAIGGDGCGDASGFQASVIDLSQRWFPGNQLERLPPSHPVWFAERPVDPTEIGTDYWVYGIGACCRTPVFYSPRSLSCRWQHSGPLLRNGDMPAALRPQIEAGISIGENIIAYATGRELKNKLDATSIIDGSTAPPPTRGAIPIAVGALGAGEKQALRALPNAATLIREKLAIEVIAVNDPIELTEESLARVGVLYLHGQTAVNLKPSEKDALRAFASRGGIIIASPICGNEAFGTSIRTQLADLFSGESFEPMEQEHPAWTTRYGGYDLSDVTIRRTNQSGERQKNQSLKISRVRSTPIVDLLQVDDQAAVYYSPLDLSCALESQNSVQCPGYNTTDAARILAGLVLYSLNR; this is encoded by the coding sequence TTGGACGCATCACCTGAACTCGCATTTGACGCTGCATTTCCTGCGGCGGGGTTCATCGGTGGAGGGGTCGGAACCGAAGGATCAGCCATGAATCACAGTCCAAATCACAATGTATCGAGTCACACGGGTTGTCACCGCACGGCTCAACTTGATGGCGTTGTGAATCCAAACCAATCCAGCCAAATGCTCGCATGCGGGAGTCTTCGCAGTTTACGCCTTGCGGCAAGCAAGCGATATCGGTGTGCAATCATCGTTGTGCTTTGCATCGTCACCACAATCTCGAATTCCGCTCAGCACTGCACCGCACAAAACAACCACGCTCGCATCGATGCTCCCACGGTACAGCGAGCGATTGATCGCGGAGTCGAATACCTTCGCAAGTCACAAACCGACCGGGGAGGATGGGACGAGTTTACGGGGCAATCTTGCGGCCTGTCCGCACTTTGCACCCTGGCGTGGCTCAACGCGGGTGTGTCCCGCAACGACCCGGATATGGTCCGAGCACTGAATTACCTTCGCCGCTATGAACCCACACAAACCTACGCCGTCAGCCTGCAAACATTGGTCTTCTGCCAAGTCGGTGCTCTCGGTGACCTGCCTCGAATTCGTCGCAATGTCGCTTGGTTGACCGCCAATCAAAAAGCCGCCAATTCGCGAAATCCGGGAGCGTGGGACTACGGCGATCGCAAAGGCGATGGCGACCCATCGAACAGTCAGTTTGCGCTGCTGGCTCTCGGGGAAGCCGTCAACCGAGGCGTGGAAGTTGAGCCAGCCGTGTTCCAACGAGCTCAAGCCTATTGGCGGAATTTGCAATTGCAACGCGGAGGGTGGCCATACCGATCCAATGATCCAACGGGAAGCATGACCTGCGCAGGAATCGGTTCGTTGCTGATCGCGCAAGATGCTTTGAGCACACTCCAAAGCGATCAAAAGACACTTCAGTGCTGCAACGAACAGACCGGTGATCCCGCGATTGAAAATGGCTTTCAGTTTCTCAGCAATATTTTCACGGTGGAAACCAACCCGGGCAGCACATTGTCGAGCGACTTCTATTACCTGTATGCCATCGAACGCGTCGGGCGATTGTCGGGTCGTCGCTTGATTGGCGGACACGATTGGTACCGCGAAGGCGCCGAACATTTGGTCAATCTCCAAGATGCGTTTCGCGGGTTCTGGATCGGATCGGGGCCCGCTGAAAGCAAACGGGAAGTTGCCACCTCGTTCGCGTTGCTGTTCCTTTCCAAAGGCAAACGACAAGTCGTGGTGGGCCAACTCGACCACCCATCGCTTCGAACCCTCGACGCGAACAACACCGCCTCGCTTCCGTTCTCGACTTCTCTCAAACAACTGGTGCGACATGTCGAACGCGATTGGTCGCAGGAGCTAACCTGGCAAACGATCCAAGCCGAAGGCGCAACGGTCGCCGATCTCTTGCGAGTTCCCGTGATCGTGATTCGTGGCTCGCAGAGAATGCAATTCAGCAATGAACTGGTCGACACACTGAAGCAATACATCGATCAAGGTGGAACGATTTTGTTCGATGCGATCGGCGGAGACGGATGTGGCGATGCTTCCGGTTTTCAAGCGAGCGTGATCGACCTCAGTCAACGATGGTTTCCCGGCAACCAACTCGAACGCTTGCCCCCGTCCCATCCGGTTTGGTTTGCCGAACGCCCCGTTGATCCGACGGAAATCGGCACGGACTACTGGGTTTACGGCATCGGTGCTTGTTGCCGAACACCGGTGTTCTATTCGCCGCGTAGTTTGTCGTGTCGATGGCAACACAGCGGACCACTTCTCCGCAACGGCGACATGCCAGCCGCCCTGCGACCTCAAATTGAAGCGGGCATTTCGATCGGCGAAAACATCATCGCTTATGCCACCGGACGAGAGCTCAAAAACAAGCTCGATGCAACATCGATCATCGATGGATCAACCGCACCTCCGCCCACACGCGGGGCTATCCCAATCGCTGTCGGTGCACTTGGTGCGGGCGAGAAACAAGCCCTGCGAGCCCTTCCGAATGCCGCCACGCTGATCCGCGAAAAATTGGCGATCGAAGTCATCGCCGTGAACGATCCGATTGAGCTGACCGAGGAATCATTGGCCCGCGTGGGAGTGCTGTATTTACACGGACAAACCGCGGTGAACCTCAAACCGTCAGAGAAAGATGCGTTGCGAGCGTTTGCATCCCGAGGTGGCATCATCATCGCCAGCCCCATCTGCGGCAACGAAGCGTTTGGGACATCCATCCGCACGCAACTCGCCGACCTGTTTTCGGGCGAATCATTCGAGCCGATGGAACAAGAACATCCCGCCTGGACAACACGATATGGCGGCTACGACCTGAGCGACGTCACCATCCGGCGAACCAACCAATCTGGCGAACGTCAGAAAAACCAGTCGCTCAAAATCAGTCGAGTGCGATCAACACCGATTGTCGATTTACTTCAAGTCGACGACCAAGCCGCGGTGTACTACTCACCGCTCGATCTCAGTTGTGCACTGGAGTCTCAAAACTCGGTCCAGTGCCCCGGCTACAACACCACCGACGCCGCCCGAATTCTGGCGGGCTTGGTCCTCTACTCGCTCAATCGCTGA
- the smc gene encoding chromosome segregation protein SMC, with translation MLKALELAGFKSFADRTRFDFPDGITVVVGPNGSGKSNIVDAMKWVLGSQSAKSLRGKDMSDVIFKGSQTRGPAGAAEATIIFDNTGGQMPVDAPEVHVTRRVYRSGEGEYLINQQAVRLKDVKALIRGTGIGIDAYSLIEQGKVDRMLQANAKDRRAIFEEAAGISRFKAKKVEAERRLERVQTNLTRLGDIVDEVATRLKTLKSQAGKAERYRQASDRLKELRTVVAWNDWLTLSTELNEATTQLEAAQRQHRKADTLRESLEEQRQAAEMQLQTIADAAREAEQSRSELSGEIARIGGRRESDQTTLVEQRRTLIGHYRRLRAMRTEAGSAIADLRKTIAALEVAEAELADVQQKKESIAAKRDVEQATVHRIESARDDLQRDHLAAVRRVAEHEANRGRVAQQMREAARALEEIARNSVTAEEGLKTALRDHDEVARNVSELEKRITDAQREVEIADAKVCETRRVLERRREEIGSLKIRLQGITERARVLDELQQKQEGVSGGVREVLRMSNAELKKDLVGIVADCFSVDRQVAPLIDAALGPRSQYVIVRGGSVSDAISRGDIKIGTRVGIIRLDELPNRRPGDKIRLDGLAGVIGRADKMIDCEVELEPLVRHLLGNTWLVDTLATAIGLRKLSSAGLRFVTASGDLLDNDGSSVVGPPGGETGLVSRRSELAAAKSEMQHYSYQIAEAEKEVGRLTGVVDSEAAELGRHEQAMRKWITEHAAAEAKLHHVTERLSARQATVDELKRSSASHTELLATAKQQDGELAVSIQKGKQEIETLEAQRTEVDVQLTAASEQLREVQSEAMSISVEAARSEQRVESLTIAADVARRDQSQREAANQEVRDAMTRTRERITEIETRILEADNRLAELMIAMESADAKLQVLAAEANQEREATRRVQTESQAAIKAVAKATEAVATISSARDAAALKQSTLADRIAEDYQIDLRNDEPPEELAEIEDRSSVDEEISRLRGQVQNVGSVNMEALEELNELQVRYDELHGQYQDLTAAKDSLQRVIARINADSRRLFLDTLEAIRINFQKLYRKSFGGGHADLILEESDDPLEAGVEIVATPPGKPSFSNSLLSGGEKALTAVALLMSIFQYRPSPFCVLDEVDAPFDEANIGRFVTVLTEFLDQSKFIVVTHSKKTMTAATTLYGVTMQESGVSKQVSIRFEDVSEDGQINAA, from the coding sequence ATGCTCAAAGCACTCGAGCTGGCCGGTTTCAAGAGCTTCGCTGATCGAACGCGATTTGATTTTCCCGACGGCATCACGGTCGTCGTGGGACCGAACGGTTCTGGAAAGTCGAACATTGTCGATGCGATGAAATGGGTCTTGGGCAGTCAAAGTGCCAAGAGTCTGCGCGGAAAGGATATGTCGGATGTGATCTTCAAAGGATCACAAACTCGCGGACCCGCCGGCGCCGCCGAAGCGACGATCATCTTCGACAACACCGGCGGTCAGATGCCGGTCGACGCACCCGAGGTCCATGTGACTCGGCGAGTCTATCGCAGTGGCGAAGGCGAATACCTGATCAACCAACAAGCCGTCCGGCTGAAGGACGTCAAAGCTCTGATTCGCGGAACTGGTATCGGAATCGATGCCTACAGTCTGATCGAACAGGGCAAAGTCGATCGGATGCTGCAAGCCAACGCGAAAGATCGGCGGGCCATCTTTGAAGAAGCCGCCGGGATCAGTCGTTTCAAAGCCAAGAAGGTGGAAGCGGAGCGGCGGCTCGAACGAGTGCAGACGAACCTGACCCGGTTGGGCGACATCGTCGACGAAGTGGCGACGCGTCTGAAAACGCTGAAGAGCCAAGCGGGCAAAGCAGAACGCTATCGCCAAGCCAGTGACCGATTGAAGGAGCTTCGAACGGTTGTCGCTTGGAATGATTGGTTGACATTGTCGACTGAACTGAACGAAGCAACCACGCAGTTGGAAGCGGCCCAGCGTCAGCATCGCAAAGCCGATACTCTGCGTGAGTCGTTGGAAGAGCAACGGCAAGCTGCTGAAATGCAACTGCAAACGATTGCCGATGCCGCTCGCGAAGCAGAACAAAGCCGCAGCGAATTGTCGGGGGAAATTGCCCGCATTGGTGGTCGTCGCGAATCGGATCAGACAACGTTGGTCGAGCAACGACGCACATTGATCGGACATTACCGTCGTTTGCGTGCGATGCGAACCGAAGCGGGATCGGCGATCGCTGATTTGCGAAAGACAATTGCGGCGTTGGAAGTTGCCGAAGCGGAGCTGGCCGATGTCCAGCAAAAGAAAGAATCAATCGCCGCCAAACGTGATGTGGAACAAGCGACCGTTCATCGGATCGAATCCGCTCGCGATGATTTGCAACGCGATCACTTGGCAGCGGTGCGCCGCGTCGCCGAGCACGAGGCGAATCGAGGCCGGGTGGCTCAGCAAATGCGGGAAGCCGCGCGGGCTCTCGAGGAGATTGCTCGAAATTCGGTGACCGCCGAAGAAGGGCTGAAGACCGCCCTGCGAGATCATGACGAAGTTGCTCGCAACGTTTCGGAACTCGAGAAACGAATCACCGACGCACAACGCGAAGTCGAAATCGCTGACGCGAAAGTTTGCGAGACGCGGCGAGTCTTGGAACGGCGTCGGGAAGAAATTGGATCGCTGAAAATTCGCCTGCAAGGGATCACCGAACGAGCTCGCGTGCTGGACGAGCTGCAGCAGAAACAGGAAGGCGTCAGCGGCGGCGTTCGCGAAGTGCTGCGGATGAGCAATGCCGAGCTTAAAAAGGATTTGGTCGGGATCGTCGCGGATTGTTTTTCCGTCGATCGACAAGTCGCTCCGTTGATCGATGCGGCTTTGGGTCCACGTAGCCAGTACGTCATTGTTCGTGGTGGTTCGGTGAGCGATGCGATCAGCCGGGGTGATATCAAGATTGGTACCCGAGTCGGGATCATCCGTCTGGATGAACTTCCCAACCGGCGTCCCGGTGACAAGATTCGTTTGGATGGGTTGGCCGGCGTGATCGGTCGCGCCGACAAGATGATCGATTGCGAAGTCGAACTGGAACCATTGGTTCGCCATCTTCTCGGCAACACTTGGTTGGTCGACACGTTAGCCACGGCAATTGGATTGCGAAAACTGTCATCGGCGGGGTTACGCTTCGTGACCGCGTCGGGTGACTTGTTGGACAATGATGGATCCAGTGTCGTGGGGCCTCCCGGTGGCGAAACCGGATTGGTCAGCCGACGCAGTGAATTGGCGGCGGCGAAGTCCGAGATGCAGCACTACAGCTATCAAATTGCCGAAGCGGAAAAAGAAGTCGGTCGTTTGACGGGAGTTGTCGATAGCGAAGCGGCAGAGCTTGGTCGTCACGAGCAGGCGATGCGAAAATGGATCACGGAACACGCGGCCGCAGAAGCCAAGCTGCATCACGTGACCGAGCGATTGTCGGCTCGCCAGGCGACCGTGGACGAACTCAAACGATCGTCGGCTTCTCACACCGAATTGCTCGCAACGGCGAAGCAGCAAGACGGCGAACTGGCCGTTTCGATTCAAAAGGGAAAACAAGAGATCGAAACGCTGGAAGCTCAGCGGACCGAGGTGGATGTGCAACTGACGGCGGCGTCGGAGCAACTTCGCGAAGTGCAATCCGAGGCGATGAGCATTTCGGTCGAGGCCGCACGCAGCGAACAACGTGTCGAGTCGTTGACGATCGCCGCTGATGTCGCCCGTCGCGATCAAAGCCAGCGCGAAGCGGCGAACCAGGAAGTTCGCGATGCGATGACTCGAACGCGCGAGCGGATCACCGAGATCGAAACGCGAATCTTGGAAGCCGACAATCGCTTGGCGGAATTGATGATTGCGATGGAATCAGCCGACGCCAAGTTGCAAGTCTTGGCCGCGGAAGCCAATCAAGAACGCGAAGCCACTCGACGAGTCCAAACCGAATCGCAAGCAGCCATCAAGGCCGTCGCCAAGGCAACCGAAGCTGTCGCGACGATCAGTTCGGCTCGCGATGCCGCAGCGCTGAAACAATCCACGCTGGCGGATCGAATCGCCGAGGATTATCAGATCGATCTGCGGAACGATGAACCGCCCGAAGAACTCGCTGAGATTGAGGATCGATCATCGGTTGATGAAGAGATCAGTCGTCTTCGAGGCCAGGTGCAAAACGTTGGCTCGGTCAACATGGAAGCCTTGGAAGAACTCAACGAGTTGCAGGTTCGCTACGACGAATTGCATGGCCAGTACCAAGATTTGACCGCTGCAAAAGATTCGCTTCAACGCGTGATCGCTCGCATCAACGCCGATTCTCGCCGGTTGTTTTTGGATACGCTCGAAGCCATCCGAATTAACTTCCAAAAGCTGTATCGCAAATCGTTTGGCGGTGGTCATGCTGATTTGATCTTGGAAGAGTCGGACGATCCTTTGGAAGCTGGCGTCGAGATCGTTGCCACACCTCCTGGGAAACCAAGTTTCAGCAATTCGTTGTTGTCCGGTGGCGAAAAAGCGCTGACTGCCGTGGCATTGTTGATGTCAATCTTCCAGTATCGGCCCAGCCCGTTCTGTGTGCTGGACGAAGTGGACGCGCCGTTCGATGAAGCCAATATTGGCCGATTCGTGACCGTGTTGACGGAGTTTTTGGACCAATCCAAGTTCATCGTTGTGACGCACAGTAAAAAAACCATGACTGCGGCGACAACGTTGTACGGTGTCACGATGCAAGAGTCCGGGGTCAGCAAACAAGTCTCGATTCGGTTCGAAGATGTCAGCGAAGACGGACAAATCAACGCCGCGTAA
- a CDS encoding phospho-sugar mutase, which translates to MTSGSKPVSSPSMTVDEALAAIDQACQEKKLTAGAVENIRSWLTEDRYRDYRDQTIQHIADGMWQKLDDVFWTIIPFGTGGRRGRMYEIGSNAINDRTIGESAQGLADYVVQYHGGAKQLSCAIAYDTRHKSRHFTELCAGIMVAAGFKVYLLDDYRATPQLSFAVRHLNCDCGIMVTASHNPPSDNAVKVYWSTGGQVLPPHDKAIIDGVMSCQEIRATPFAEAMADGRIEVVTDQIDAAFIDAASQCAFEGSRDVKVLYSPLHGVGEEAVVPLMKRDGFTQLDVYEGHREKSGDFPNVPGHVSNPENAAVFEAPIETARAGGYDLVLATDPDCDRLGVAAPLTTDPSGEWGTFTGNQIAALLAAYVLEQTVKSGKLTERSYVIKTLVTTELVRRIAESHGARCVGDLLVGYKYIAEAMDREGPEDFVYGCEESHGYLVGTYARDKDGAVACMLMGELAAKLKAEGKSMHEYMAGLYSKHGLHRENLINVFMEGSEGMAAMQGLMKAFRAEPPKSLGGIAVSQVRDYGSATILNVAEGSTSPLEGPSGNLVIMDLEMDGNYVAVRPSGTEPKVKFYVFTRLEAAESQDASAADIKLSDRLRAIEEDVRDFARLHS; encoded by the coding sequence ATGACTTCTGGTTCCAAACCTGTTTCGTCCCCATCCATGACCGTCGACGAAGCCTTGGCCGCAATCGATCAAGCTTGCCAAGAAAAGAAACTGACCGCTGGAGCCGTTGAAAACATTCGATCTTGGTTGACCGAAGATCGTTACCGCGATTATCGCGACCAAACCATTCAACACATCGCCGATGGCATGTGGCAAAAATTGGATGACGTTTTTTGGACGATTATCCCCTTCGGTACCGGAGGACGTCGCGGCCGGATGTACGAAATCGGATCCAACGCGATCAATGACCGAACGATCGGCGAAAGTGCACAAGGTTTGGCGGACTACGTGGTTCAGTATCACGGCGGTGCCAAGCAACTCTCATGTGCGATCGCCTACGACACGCGTCACAAATCTCGTCACTTCACCGAGCTGTGTGCCGGCATCATGGTCGCCGCCGGTTTCAAGGTTTATCTGCTGGATGATTACCGCGCGACGCCACAGTTGTCATTTGCCGTGCGTCATTTGAACTGCGATTGCGGAATCATGGTGACGGCCAGTCACAACCCGCCGAGTGACAATGCGGTGAAGGTCTATTGGTCCACGGGCGGTCAAGTTTTGCCTCCGCACGACAAAGCAATCATTGACGGCGTGATGAGCTGCCAAGAAATTCGTGCGACTCCTTTCGCGGAAGCAATGGCCGATGGACGTATCGAAGTGGTCACTGACCAAATCGATGCGGCTTTCATTGACGCCGCGTCACAGTGTGCATTCGAAGGTTCGCGTGATGTCAAAGTTCTTTACTCGCCACTGCACGGTGTCGGCGAAGAAGCCGTTGTTCCGTTGATGAAGCGAGACGGTTTTACGCAGCTGGACGTCTACGAAGGGCACCGTGAAAAAAGTGGAGACTTCCCGAATGTTCCCGGGCATGTTTCCAACCCCGAGAACGCGGCTGTTTTCGAAGCTCCCATCGAAACGGCGCGTGCAGGCGGATATGACCTGGTTTTGGCAACCGATCCCGATTGCGATCGGTTGGGCGTGGCCGCTCCGCTGACGACCGATCCCAGCGGCGAATGGGGGACGTTCACCGGAAACCAGATCGCAGCATTGCTGGCCGCCTATGTGCTGGAGCAAACGGTGAAGTCAGGCAAACTGACCGAACGTTCCTACGTCATCAAGACCTTGGTCACCACCGAATTGGTTCGCCGGATCGCCGAGTCGCACGGTGCACGCTGCGTTGGTGATCTGTTGGTCGGATACAAATACATCGCTGAGGCGATGGACCGCGAAGGTCCCGAAGATTTCGTGTATGGATGTGAGGAATCACACGGCTACCTCGTCGGCACGTACGCACGCGACAAAGATGGCGCGGTCGCTTGCATGTTGATGGGTGAGCTGGCGGCGAAGTTGAAAGCCGAAGGCAAGTCGATGCACGAGTACATGGCGGGCTTGTACAGCAAACACGGTTTGCATCGTGAGAATTTGATCAACGTGTTCATGGAAGGCAGCGAAGGGATGGCTGCGATGCAAGGCTTGATGAAAGCTTTCCGAGCCGAGCCACCAAAATCGCTGGGCGGAATCGCGGTCTCTCAAGTGCGAGACTACGGCAGTGCAACGATCCTGAATGTGGCCGAAGGATCCACTTCACCGCTGGAAGGTCCAAGTGGAAACTTGGTGATCATGGATTTGGAGATGGACGGCAACTACGTCGCTGTTCGCCCCAGTGGCACCGAGCCCAAAGTGAAATTCTATGTGTTCACCCGCTTGGAAGCCGCCGAGTCGCAGGACGCGAGTGCGGCGGACATCAAACTGTCCGATCGCTTGCGTGCCATCGAAGAAGACGTCCGCGACTTCGCCCGCCTGCACTCGTGA